GGTTTACCTTCACGGCCCCCAACTGGCCGACCGCGCCGCAGGGGGTGGCTTACCGCATCACATCAAAGTACCCCTCGCACCCCGCGGGGTCCTTCTTCTACCCCCATCTGAGGAGGTTGCCGCCGATCGCCACTTTTCAGTTTATCaaggtaaatatttattatattactaactGCTGTCcgcaaatttaaaattataattccaCGCGGATGCTGCTCAAGAAGcagttttatattttcatatgagcctcgatagctcaacggttaaaggattGGACTACATCCAAATGCTACACATATAAACAAACACAAACAAGCACAAATACAAACAGTACTCCTTGCACATGTCCTAATATTTAGTTGAAGGAAAAAAGAAATGAACTTATATGGGATATGTACTTTTATTATACagcacaaaattaatacagaaaaacacataaaatgccaaacaaaaatatagataggtacaatgTGGCAGCCATCATGATAAACTTGCCTAAGAAAAAGAGATTTTATACAGGTACGTACCCTAAATATTCCCAGGATTAAAGATAGCTTAGGCGGCTTTCTTCTGACTTCTTGTATTGTCCTGTAACTGcttgtgaaagtcccgtcaaagtCGCTCCAGCCGTTCCGAATATTAACTCGGACACactcagacaaacagacagacagaaacgttttaaaaatgtgtgtttGGATTATGCTGTCGTTCAAATAATCATTATgaggcagttatttcgaaatcacagacagatacccaaGGTTATctacttcaattttattcagATGTAGTAAGGTATAGATTTCTAtataataggtactaggtatactTGTCTAATATACTCTTGAAGCTGCTCCACGCGCTGTCTTGAATATCTCCTAACTTACAACCCCAGCGTCTattagtttttcgaactatgctTTGGAACTATGTATGTGtcctgccacttcagcttcgcagccTTGGATGAGTTAAACACAAGTTCAAAGCCTTTTGAGTTACTCGTATGTCGATAACTCTGGGTGTCCTACGAATATTCTTGATTTGGTCACATATAATTAGTGTTAACCATGATTAATTTATGAtggtgttaaccattttaatGTCACGTGTCAGGATAGGCAGTAAATTAGTTAACCTATTAACGTCCGTCATGTCAACattgaataattaatatttgattTCTCCTGAGACTAGTTCAACAGTTCGAAATCCGATTACCTGATTCAATACCTAGCTAGCTACATTACCGATGATACTGTCTAATATCTCTAGAGTCGAGATTGCAAATACCATCGCCAAACTAAGTTGGTAGATATCAGCTAAAGCAAGCAATAGTGAATCCCTCGTTATTTGCtaaaatgtaggaaaaataccataaattcaaccaatcacagcTATCGAGATTATAATAATGACTGATGCAGTTTTTCCGATATTAAACTGATTTGTTTTTGTGAAAAAGACCTCCGCTTGCTTGACTTCAAACTCCCTGCACTTCAAACATTGCGTGGGGCGATAATCGTTCTAATTCTAACAGATGGTACCGTACATAGCTCACTCATAGTTCAGTCCGAGTTACGTCACTCTGTGGTTTGTTTCACAACTAGTGACTAGTGTGTATGAAAATAAATCCTTTGTCACTCAGGAAGAATGTaactttctattggtgaaagaattttcaaaatcggtttaggaaattcagagattacttcctacaaacaaactttcaaactttacctctttaaaatattagtgaacgtaatatttttttacccgactgcagcaaagccaaaaggaagggttatgattgtAGCAGTCTGTGTATGGatgtacctatgtaattatccagattctgtgtgttccaccgtagcgcctaaactaccgggccgattttgatgaatgaggcgttaattgattcgttgtaattGGAAATAAAATGGctgttttaaaagttttctttcattAATGTCCTATAGCTCCGAGAATACGAGCTCACAGAAGCATTTCACCGCGACAGCGACGACCGACGATACGACGTGCTGCAGCTCGACAAGCTCAACCACAACAGCATAGACATGCTGGACGGCAACAGAGCTCTGTCCATCGCTGAGGAAGTGGAGCGAGCTGAGGCACCGAGGATTTACTCCGACGGCTCTTTGACTACACCGGACAGCGGCTACTCTTATTATTCTATGTAAGTATTTGATACGACGTGCTGCAGCTCGACAAGCTCAACCACAACAGCATAGACATGCTGGACGGCAACAGAGCCCTGTCCATCGCTGAGGAAGTGGAGCGAGCTGAGGCACCGAGGATTTACTCCGACGGCTCTTTGACTACACCGGACAGCGGCTACTCTTATTATTCTATGTAAGTATTTGATACGACGTGCTGCAGCTCGACAAGCTCAACCACAACAGCATAGACATGCTGGACGGCAACAGAGCCCTGTCCATCGCTGAGGAAGTGGAGCGAGCTGAGGCACCGAGGATTTACTCCGACGGCTCTTTGACTACACCGGACAGCGGCTACTCTTATTATTCTATGTAAGTATTTGATACGACGTGCTGCAGCTCGACAAGCTCAACCACAACAGCATAGACATGCTGGACGGCAACAGAGACCTGTCCATCGCTGAGGAAGTGGAGCGAGCTGAGGCACCGAGGATTTACTCCGACGGCTCTTTGACTACACCGGACAGCGGCTACTCTTATTATTCTATGTAAGTATTTGATACGACGTGCTGCAGCTCGACAAGCTCAACCACAACAGCATAGACATGCTGGATTGCAACAGAGTCCTATCCATCGCCGAGAAAGTGGAGCGCGCTGAAGCACCGAGGATTTAATCCGACGGCTCTTTGACTGCTCCGGACAGgaccttatacgatcactttgttgtctgtgtctctccgtctgtcgtgtctgccaaaaAAAagctatagagtacttcccgttgacctagattctagaatcatgaaatttggcaggtaggtaggtttaaagcattagtaaagggaaaaatccaaaaaccgtgaatttgcggttatgttgctaaaaaaaaaagtatttttaggcGACTGAGGGGGTATTGTGTGTAGAAATTCCACATAATCCAACTGCTGGACATACTAGGTCTCTTGTAGCGACTTCCACGCGTGaccgtcttgcgccgcctgaatccagcggcatCCTGCGATTCATTTCATGCCCTTTATCCACCTAATAGGaggggtcttccaacactgcgctattttttttattcatatacaagttagccgttgactgcaatctcacctggtaataagtgatgatgcagtctgagatggaagcgggctaacctggaaggggtatggcagttttttttaaatctataccCCTTTGGATTCTAcatggcatcataccggaatgctaaatcgcttggcagcatggCTTGGCTGGCTTTCCTAAGCATACCTACTGAGTTCGTTAATCTTAGCGTACCTAGATTTCTTGTTAACTAATTAATTACGAGTGGAGACCGCATATCAGCACAAACATAGTGTGGGATGACTTCTGACCCActggactgatgaccttaagaagatagcggaaagtgggtggatgaggtaggcggaggatcgtgtgtggtggcgcgctcttgggaaggcctatctatgtccagcagtggacgcaaacaggcttattgattgattgattgattattaatttgttATATTCTCCAACCAGCGTAAACAGCACAGCAAGCACAACAGAAGAACCACGATCAGCGAACGAGCTACCAACTTCAGGACCCACCGCGAGCGAACGGTCCGCGTTAAGGAGTCTAGCGCGTAGATACAGAGCGAGGAGACGACGCAAGCTGCGCGGAGACAGCACCGACCCGGCAGAGAGAAGAAAGCGGAAACGAACGAGTAAGTACTATCCAGAAGAGACTAAGTGAGAAAGAGATAGATAACAGCAATGCCAAAGTTTAAAAAGAGATATAGATGGGGTCCTAACTGCGTAGGCCAGTTCGGGACGCTCCTTCGTCCTGCACTTACAGCACAATTGCTCTATCTAGACAGCTTCGTCGAACCTTTGTGTGTACAGTCAAAGAACGAAAGTCGCTTAGCACCTTAATgctcatattcgcgtggcacatgccttaggtgtgtgtggcgtgtttatataaaaaggtcataagtgcaacaggtttttgatgcaatagtttcgcggaattgctactcgaattctgaggctgaccGTGCCTCATATTTTACATTTCTGTGTTAATTTGTTTTTCAAAACAGGACTGCTAGACTGCCGCGTATCGGACTGGGGTGAATGGAGCCCGTGCCGAAACGACGGCGGCTGCGTCGGATCTGCACTGCGCACGCGCAGGATCATACGTCGTCAACGTCCGGGTGGCAACCCTTGCCCTCCCACAGCGCAATCGCGGTGGTGCGCCACCAACTGCACAGCACCACCGCTGCACGACGACTGGAGGAATAATCTCACGTAATCCCTATTTATATGTAAGGCTAGTTTACATGGGGCAATGCAATGAGGCGACAATTTTGTCTTGATGAGGATTTAGTAGTAACGGTGATAAAGACTAGAGAAGAAAAGAGAAAACTACTATCAAATCAGCTTAAGTAGAGCCGCACTATTATCAAAACCGTGAGTTGACAGAGCATTTATATAAAAACATGTAAGGAACTTCGTTTGCATTGTCATTTGATTAGTTGAAGAGGAACTTATTTGACATATTTAACAACTAAATCTTGAAATCTGTCAATTGTGAATCTTGAAATTTGCTTGAAATTTGTTAGTTACAGCTAGAATCAGGAGCTGTTAATTcagtcaataataattttacctaTTGAAATAGTCAGACCTAATCCAAACCAAAATAAGTAAGACGAGAAACTATTTTAGAGGCTTTCTAGATAATCAATACGATCACGTCTTATCTTGTATTGCCCCAGTGTGAAAGCTACTTTAAACATGATTCCATTTTTATTGAAGTTACATATTTTGTCTCTTTCTAATGGCCAGTATTTTGATGCAATAATTTATGTTCTATCTCCTTCGTTGGCATCTCTGTCCGTCCAATCAAATTTCATTTCGATTCCATTTTCTTTTGTATCTTCAATCTGATGTTTTTGAATGTAAATTCGTgtgtgtataaaaatattggataaaatttctgtataaaataatttattaagagATTGACTGTTCGTATTCAAGTGCTATTGTGGACGCAGTGTCACTTCATAGAAGCGTATTCGTCATTTTACGCTTGCATGCTTCTTTATAAAACTGACAGTTATTCAACAATGATTCAATATTGTAGTTATTTTAATCTAGTCATTTCCAGACCAATAAAAATCTGCGTTAAGTATGTTCAATAGCTATACCTAATGGGTGCAAACTGCAGCGTCAAAAATTGCCACTTATTCGAAACTTTTTTTCGAAAAAGATTCTTTTTTAAGTGGCAAAAGTCCTCGCTGCTGACTTGTGCAAACAATACAATTTTCGCTGAACACTGCGCATTAGGGTGCGTACTGACCAGGAGCTTTTACATGGTTATCTCACTTTTGCTGTGGAGCTTTTCTGTTACATTACAAGCGAATGCCCCTGGTCAATAGGTATGCAGATGCACCTTTaggaaaacaaaaataaactctatGGGCCTATCTCCTCAGGGCGATACTACCGTGGCGATACGACGAGTGACTTTGGACGAGCATAACGTCGCGGACTCGTCGCGTCTGTCGTCTTCTTTCGTAACGATACCGCCACGTTCCGCCACAGTTCAGAGGCCCAACGAGGCTTATCGTTATACCGTGGAGATTATCCGACGATAGTACGAGTAGGTCGCACTCGTCGCGGTAATCTctcccgtggagatggcgcctaagCGTAAAATGACGATTACCTGCCTATGAAGCAACAAGTGCGCACAAAGTGGGGATAAATGGTAGACTTTTATTGTTTGCCGCTGTATCTAATAAATGcttattctatataattttgcGAATCTGTTCGTCAATTATtgctaaaaataaatgttaattatGTATGTTTTTCGACATCCTATACCGCGATATGATGGAAcaattttctctttattttcaTAACACTGTGACTTGTGTTGCACCCAATTCTTTGTGGAATCGTTCCAAGACTTTACTGGCTAGCAATTAATTCATAtcagaaaacaaatattaattaatgaaagtttaaaagtttcttAATGTTATTTAATATTGCGAAAAACTGAAGTTTCTAAAACAGTTTGCTACACGGTACGTAGTCCCAAACtaaaaaactacctacttacaaacTTCAAATCTTGGTCAAATATCtgtcaatattatttttggccatatttttatacacaattattattacagtaataaaaattaaattaaaaatttaaaaaacccccgacacataaacctctaaaaagtaaaaaaataataggtaaatatgtatgggccctttaagaatagtataaatagtaaagttttatccaagcgctcgttgcgccaggggaccgctacctatgataaactatg
The window above is part of the Maniola jurtina chromosome 12, ilManJurt1.1, whole genome shotgun sequence genome. Proteins encoded here:
- the LOC123870289 gene encoding spondin-2 — protein: MAWFVLLLPMIAAAALPPGDSDLCNPDKMTVYRMVLHTYWTREKFPKHYPDWRPPAQWSKIYGVSHSRSYVLFRLGRRVSAPVRQFAESGRSDSLGSSTGTLDVFGAPAISQGAGRTEAEFFVDGNHSRVSVMARMIPSPDWFIGVDSFDLCVDGNWIDSITIEVDPLDAGTDNGFTFTAPNWPTAPQGVAYRITSKYPSHPAGSFFYPHLRRLPPIATFQFIKLREYELTEAFHRDSDDRRYDVLQLDKLNHNSIDMLDGNRALSIAEEVERAEAPRIYSDGSLTTPDSGYSYYSIVNSTASTTEEPRSANELPTSGPTASERSALRSLARRYRARRRRKLRGDSTDPAERRKRKRTRLLDCRVSDWGEWSPCRNDGGCVGSALRTRRIIRRQRPGGNPCPPTAQSRWCATNCTAPPLHDDWRNNLT